The genomic window GGAGATATAAGGGATAAAAATTATATAGAAAATATTATAGAAACCTTACGTCCGGATATTATTTTTCATTATGCCAATTACAAAAGTGCGGCATTAGGTAATTTTTATCCAAGAGAGTTTATAAAAGTAAATATAGAAGGAACTATAAATTTACTGAAGGCAGGCAGAGACTCAGGTATTGAAAAATTTATATTTATATCATCTGATAAGGCTGAACAACCAAGTCAGAGTTACGGAAGAACAAAAAGAGCCTGCGAAATACTGATTTCAATAATATTAAGAAATACGGGGGTAAAATATGGAGCAATGAGATACTGCAATGTTCTAGATAGTAAAGGAAGTTTTGCCATTCCCACATTTAGAGAGCAGATTTTAAAGGGACTACCTGTAACTGTGAGAAAAGTAGGAGACTCTGAAATACCTAAAAGATATTTCATAAAAAAAAGCACTGCTGTAAAACTTGCACTTAAAGTGGGAAGTTTATGCAATAAGGGAGAAATATTCAGTATTAACAAAGAAATTATTAATTCTATCTATGTTGATGATGTCGTTAAAATTATTGCTAAAAAATTGGGAGTAGATGATGTTGAAAATTGGTTTCATGAAAATGTAAAGTATATAAGTGGAGAAAAGGGTGAAAAAGTAAAAGAGCATCTGGGAAAAGGTATAGAGGTTTCCGATACACCGCTGATAATAATAGAGAACCCTTTCATAAATGAAGAAAAAAAATTTATAAGTGAAATAGACAAATTATTGATAGATGTTAATCAGTTTAAAGTAACTAATTCCATTAACTATCTAGAAAAGAAACTGTCTGATTTAGAATTAAATTGAATACATATATAAAAAAGGAAGTTGTCATTTCACTAGAAACACAGTTTGGCAACAGCCTTTTTTTTGTTTATTTTTTATTAAAGCAGACATAATAAATTTTAAAATATTTGAATCCAAAAATAGATAAAATTTTTTTATCTATTTTTTAGATTCTGTGATACAATACAAACTTTCCGGAAAATAGTGAAAAAATAATTATTTATTATTGAACATGTACATATTATTTCATAAAATTTATTTTAAATTAAAATCAACGATAACAGAGCTA from uncultured Ilyobacter sp. includes these protein-coding regions:
- a CDS encoding SDR family NAD(P)-dependent oxidoreductase, producing MNCLCDKKIINSEEELMKEYLEREKIDYTLSENDTSYLKNKKVLVTGGGGAIGSHLARQLTELGVSKIFILDNHENGLYDVKRYFENHVENKELLQCLLGDIRDKNYIENIIETLRPDIIFHYANYKSAALGNFYPREFIKVNIEGTINLLKAGRDSGIEKFIFISSDKAEQPSQSYGRTKRACEILISIILRNTGVKYGAMRYCNVLDSKGSFAIPTFREQILKGLPVTVRKVGDSEIPKRYFIKKSTAVKLALKVGSLCNKGEIFSINKEIINSIYVDDVVKIIAKKLGVDDVENWFHENVKYISGEKGEKVKEHLGKGIEVSDTPLIIIENPFINEEKKFISEIDKLLIDVNQFKVTNSINYLEKKLSDLELN